The sequence below is a genomic window from bacterium.
TCGTAAAGCCAATGCTTTTCCTATCGGGGATGCCGGATTGCACCAGGCCGTATTTCGTATTTACCAAATGAAAGGGAAACCCACACTCAAACAGGTTGAGAAAAAATCAAAATTGTGGCAAGGATGCGAAGCGTATGCTGTCTTTTATTTGTGGCGAAGTCTGCAGGAAACATGAAGTGATTTAATGAATCATCTGACCCAAACGATCCCAACGAATATCAAAATTATCCTGACTTGCCGTGGACCAGTAAATCATTACGGCTTGCCCGATAAGATGGTCTTTGGGTACAAATCCCCAGTGGCGACTGTCATAACTCCGATCGCGGTTGTCCCCTAAAACAAAATATGAATCTTCCGGCACAATGACCGGCCCATAGTTGTCACGGCTACCGGCATCGCGCGGAAAAACAGATTCATATCCTTTATTACGAGGTATAATTTCCGGATCCTCAAATTTTAAACCCGGCGGTCGGATAATTTCCGAAAAATCTTTGCCGTCCACATACACGATTTTGTCTTTGATCTCTACTGTTTGACCGGGTAATGCCACAAGCCGTTTGATATAGTCTACGGTCGGATCGGGCGGAA
It includes:
- the lepB gene encoding signal peptidase I, coding for MDITSPSDVSTAEESNVAEKPLSDNHNKTTELFQIAFVSVLIAIIVRLFFVQAFKIPTGSMEDTLLVGDLILVNKCIYGVKTPATIPLIFTDIDLAQYQFPAVREPKQGDVIVFKFPPDPTVDYIKRLVALPGQTVEIKDKIVYVDGKDFSEIIRPPGLKFEDPEIIPRNKGYESVFPRDAGSRDNYGPVIVPEDSYFVLGDNRDRSYDSRHWGFVPKDHLIGQAVMIYWSTASQDNFDIRWDRLGQMIH